In Cupriavidus basilensis, the following proteins share a genomic window:
- a CDS encoding tyrosine-type recombinase/integrase — MSANGPSPDLFDADLEAWRKQPERAFDGWLASHGFRHGTAVVYRAMWGKLLRWSGERGLAPLSWSAEQIGAFLDEQDLHKHHRYRYTRLIERVFHHLSLLQDGLHNPASQAVRAHLAEGENDPTAFLLPAERDTLIARVLAPAAQATGQDGAALSATQWKRARDTALVAVLLGAGLKVGEARGLGIDSIAEDAARLRLVRADNGRAYEAPVFAFARAALLAWLEIRSRTGTLGNLVFPAMPSGRHLHAASLYRRVEILLDEAGVLAGRSERASPQTLRNTCGALHFEAGAGPTQVAQYLGMRDLESGWRLRAAFEAWQARVGLKPAQGGAGDTGTSDVACYA; from the coding sequence ATGAGCGCCAACGGGCCATCCCCCGACCTGTTCGATGCGGACCTGGAGGCCTGGCGCAAGCAGCCCGAGCGAGCCTTCGATGGCTGGCTGGCCAGCCACGGCTTTCGCCATGGCACGGCTGTGGTGTACCGCGCGATGTGGGGCAAGCTCTTGCGCTGGTCGGGCGAGCGCGGCTTGGCGCCGCTGTCCTGGTCGGCGGAGCAGATCGGGGCCTTCCTCGATGAGCAGGATCTGCACAAGCATCACCGTTACCGCTACACGCGGCTGATCGAGCGTGTCTTCCACCATCTGTCGCTATTGCAGGACGGCTTGCACAACCCGGCCAGCCAGGCGGTGCGCGCTCACCTCGCCGAGGGCGAGAACGATCCGACCGCCTTTCTGCTGCCCGCCGAGCGCGATACCCTGATTGCCCGCGTGCTGGCACCGGCGGCCCAGGCGACCGGGCAGGACGGCGCCGCGCTGTCGGCCACCCAATGGAAGCGCGCCCGCGATACCGCACTGGTGGCCGTGTTGCTGGGCGCCGGCCTGAAAGTGGGCGAAGCGCGTGGCCTGGGCATCGACAGCATCGCCGAGGATGCCGCCAGGCTGCGTTTGGTCCGCGCCGACAACGGCCGCGCGTACGAGGCGCCGGTCTTTGCCTTCGCCCGGGCGGCGCTGCTGGCCTGGCTGGAAATCCGCTCCCGTACCGGCACGCTGGGCAATCTGGTGTTCCCGGCCATGCCAAGCGGGCGGCACTTGCACGCGGCCTCGTTATACCGCCGCGTGGAGATCCTGCTCGACGAGGCTGGCGTGCTGGCGGGGCGCAGCGAGCGCGCGTCGCCGCAGACGCTTCGCAATACCTGCGGCGCACTGCATTTCGAGGCCGGAGCTGGCCCGACCCAGGTGGCGCAGTATCTTGGCATGCGCGACCTGGAGTCTGGCTGGCGCTTGCGTGCGGCGTTTGAGGCCTGGCAGGCACGTGTCGGCCTGAAACCGGCGCAAGGCGGTGCCGGTGACACAGGCACGTCAGATGTGGCCTGCTATGCTTAG
- a CDS encoding nuclear transport factor 2 family protein: MIATHSMSDLDSIVADEVVFHSPVAHTAYPGRVALRMVLESVNQVFQDFRYHRTFVSDDGRSVVLEFSATVDGKSVKAIDMIRFNDAGKIDDFEVMVRPKSGLDALAAAMGARLASQKSVLQGASA, from the coding sequence ATGATCGCCACCCATTCCATGTCCGACCTGGACAGCATCGTGGCGGATGAAGTGGTTTTTCACTCGCCCGTCGCCCACACGGCGTACCCGGGCCGCGTTGCCCTGCGCATGGTGCTGGAATCCGTCAACCAGGTGTTCCAGGACTTCCGCTACCACCGCACATTTGTCAGCGACGACGGGCGCAGCGTGGTGCTGGAGTTCAGCGCGACGGTCGATGGCAAATCCGTCAAGGCCATCGACATGATCCGTTTTAACGACGCGGGCAAGATCGACGATTTCGAAGTCATGGTCCGCCCGAAGAGCGGCCTGGACGCGCTCGCCGCCGCCATGGGCGCCCGGCTCGCCAGCCAGAAATCCGTGCTGCAGGGCGCCAGCGCCTGA
- a CDS encoding NAD(P)H-dependent flavin oxidoreductase, which translates to MSLPAILQNRLSLPVVCSPLFIISNPDLVIAQCKAGVVGSFPALNARPGPVLNDWLDRITTELAEHDAKHPDRPSAPFAVNQIVHKSNDRLDHDLELCVRYKVPIVITSLGARKEVNDAVHSYGGIVLHDIINNAFARKAIEKGADGLIAVASGAGGHAGVLSPFALLHEIREWFDGPLLLSGAIASGDGILAALAAGADLAYVGSAFIATEEANAQAGYKQMIVDSTASDIVYSNLFTGVHGNYLRQSIVNAGLDPEALPQSDPSKMNFGSGSAKAWKDIWGAGQGVGAIKRVVPAAELVRRFAEEYALARRRLGLAPAAAYANGATAADLA; encoded by the coding sequence ATGTCACTTCCCGCCATTCTCCAGAACCGACTTTCGCTGCCGGTGGTTTGCTCGCCGCTGTTCATCATCTCCAACCCCGACCTGGTGATCGCCCAGTGCAAGGCCGGCGTGGTCGGCTCCTTCCCGGCGCTCAATGCGCGCCCTGGCCCGGTGCTCAACGACTGGCTGGACCGCATCACCACCGAGCTGGCCGAGCACGACGCCAAGCATCCGGACCGCCCGTCGGCACCGTTCGCGGTCAACCAGATCGTGCACAAGTCCAATGACCGGCTCGATCACGACCTGGAACTGTGCGTGCGCTACAAGGTGCCTATCGTCATCACCTCGCTGGGCGCGCGCAAGGAAGTCAACGATGCCGTGCACTCCTATGGCGGCATCGTGCTGCACGACATCATCAACAACGCCTTCGCACGCAAGGCCATCGAGAAGGGCGCCGACGGCCTGATCGCGGTCGCCTCGGGCGCGGGCGGCCACGCCGGCGTGCTGTCGCCGTTTGCGCTGCTGCATGAAATCCGGGAATGGTTCGACGGCCCGCTGCTGCTGTCGGGCGCCATCGCCAGCGGCGACGGTATCCTCGCGGCGCTGGCCGCGGGCGCCGACCTGGCCTATGTGGGCTCGGCCTTTATCGCCACCGAAGAGGCCAACGCGCAAGCGGGCTACAAGCAGATGATCGTCGACAGCACCGCGTCGGACATCGTCTATTCGAACCTCTTTACCGGCGTGCACGGCAACTACCTGCGCCAGAGCATCGTCAATGCCGGGCTCGACCCGGAAGCGCTGCCGCAATCGGATCCGTCCAAGATGAACTTCGGTTCGGGCAGCGCCAAGGCCTGGAAAGACATCTGGGGCGCTGGCCAGGGCGTGGGCGCGATCAAGCGCGTAGTGCCCGCCGCCGAGCTGGTGCGCCGCTTCGCCGAGGAATACGCGCTGGCGCGCCGCCGCCTCGGGCTGGCCCCGGCAGCGGCTTACGCCAATGGCGCAACGGCGGCCGACCTGGCCTGA